One Hermetia illucens chromosome 4, iHerIll2.2.curated.20191125, whole genome shotgun sequence DNA segment encodes these proteins:
- the LOC119655409 gene encoding uncharacterized protein LOC119655409 — MSGGMTRRCSKDCLGLRLRVNGLHQTWKWLHQTIALHEYLISMSAANSDSFSQTPQRSCCH, encoded by the coding sequence ATGAGTGGAGGAATGACAAGAAGGTGCAGCAAAGACTGTTTAGGGCTTCGTTTACGAGTCAACGGCCTACATCAAACCTGGAAGTGGCTTCATCAAACCATTGCTTTACACGAGTATTTAATCTCAATGAGCGCAGCTAATTCCGATAGCTTCTCGCAAACCCCACAAAGATCTTGTTGTCATTGA